In Fimbriimonadales bacterium, the following are encoded in one genomic region:
- a CDS encoding MGMT family protein gives MTKYDPFQDLWQIVRKIPKGKVVSYGDLGKMLRNPATGFQVGRLMASAPDCVPWWRVVAKDGSLPIHKRSPQLRIEQEKRLRAEGVIFEGGRIEMEKHRWKI, from the coding sequence ATGACCAAATACGACCCTTTCCAAGACCTCTGGCAAATCGTTAGGAAAATCCCGAAAGGGAAAGTCGTTTCTTACGGTGATTTAGGGAAAATGCTTCGAAATCCGGCGACCGGGTTTCAGGTGGGGCGCCTGATGGCGAGTGCTCCGGACTGCGTTCCTTGGTGGCGCGTCGTCGCCAAAGACGGCAGTCTTCCCATCCACAAACGCTCGCCGCAACTTCGCATCGAACAAGAAAAACGCCTAAGAGCGGAAGGGGTTATCTTCGAGGGGGGGCGCATCGAAATGGAAAAACATCGCTGGAAAATTTAA
- a CDS encoding cation-translocating P-type ATPase yields the protein MQLYFSLEHLPREAAECEACLQRLHDRLEVTKGVKRVSIERPERRVWVEVEESADLSRIEETARKIMSEVALGYAHETLRIGGMDCPACAKDIEKAVASMEGVLACSVDFTSRRMSVEFDLNRVGIEAIQRTIRQMGYSAQELFRWEPISSPKEILMLAIGGAFWLSALFVTEPRIVQGSLLLIAALVSGWKMLLSGIFSLLRANFTMNALMTIAVIGAAAIGEWQEAALVTWLFALGNIIQSGAMLKTQDEIRKLVQSAPKIARCKSNGGVVERDVYEVVPGDLVEVLPFAQVPIDGVVEEGSSTINYSMLTGESEPTYVEIGSKVLAGGINEGGYLLIRCEKPFTDTLYAKTLELIEEGQRKPTPQQELIDRFSAWYTPTVIFAALVLAVLPPLMQWKTWYVSLHQAFWLLMVACPCALVISTPVATARALGVASKIGALIKGGGKLELASRIKHWIFDKTGTLTYGRLEVRNVELLGSFSREEVLHLACALAKRSAHPVANAIARLKTGEDLPEVQELRVEPGKGISGKVNGKTVLLGSAQFTGGAQEGKGTVAYLSLDGEPIARFDLAEKPKEEARNAIREMKNEGMKITLLSGDDEHAVRNLAEYLEIENYIAKASPQEKSEVVEKITQKEQTAVVGDGINDVAAMQRSTLPIAMGAAGAASAIEAADIVLLNDEIASIPRIVRLSKSYRTIIIQNVVFSLFTKGLLLAAGFMTPLPYWLAVVGDMGVSLLVIGNALRLRA from the coding sequence TTGCAACTTTATTTCAGTTTAGAACACTTACCGCGAGAGGCTGCAGAATGCGAAGCCTGTTTACAGCGTTTGCATGATCGCCTCGAAGTTACAAAAGGCGTAAAACGCGTAAGCATCGAGCGTCCTGAGCGTAGAGTTTGGGTGGAGGTCGAAGAAAGCGCCGACCTTTCACGCATCGAAGAAACAGCCCGAAAAATCATGTCTGAGGTTGCATTGGGTTATGCGCATGAAACCTTGCGAATCGGGGGAATGGACTGTCCTGCTTGTGCGAAGGACATCGAAAAAGCCGTTGCTTCGATGGAGGGTGTTCTCGCTTGTTCTGTAGATTTTACGAGCCGCCGCATGTCCGTGGAATTCGATTTGAATCGGGTAGGAATCGAAGCGATTCAACGCACGATTCGGCAAATGGGTTACAGCGCGCAAGAACTTTTCCGCTGGGAGCCGATCAGTTCGCCGAAAGAAATCCTGATGTTGGCTATAGGGGGGGCTTTTTGGTTATCTGCGCTTTTTGTCACTGAACCTCGAATCGTTCAAGGAAGTCTTCTTTTGATCGCCGCACTCGTAAGCGGTTGGAAGATGCTTCTTTCAGGAATCTTCTCCCTGCTTCGTGCGAATTTCACGATGAACGCGTTGATGACTATCGCCGTCATCGGCGCTGCAGCGATAGGGGAATGGCAAGAAGCGGCATTGGTAACATGGCTTTTCGCGCTCGGAAATATCATTCAATCCGGAGCAATGCTCAAAACCCAAGACGAAATCAGAAAACTCGTGCAGTCCGCTCCAAAAATCGCGCGATGCAAATCGAATGGTGGGGTCGTAGAAAGAGATGTTTACGAAGTCGTACCTGGAGACTTAGTGGAAGTTCTTCCCTTCGCGCAAGTTCCCATTGACGGCGTCGTCGAAGAAGGGTCGAGCACAATCAATTACAGTATGTTGACGGGTGAAAGCGAACCGACGTATGTCGAAATCGGTTCGAAGGTATTGGCGGGGGGGATCAACGAAGGAGGATATCTTCTCATTCGTTGCGAGAAGCCCTTCACGGACACTTTGTACGCAAAAACCTTAGAACTCATCGAAGAAGGTCAGCGCAAACCTACGCCGCAACAGGAACTCATTGACCGTTTCAGCGCTTGGTACACACCTACCGTTATCTTCGCCGCACTCGTTCTCGCCGTTTTGCCCCCCCTCATGCAGTGGAAAACATGGTATGTGTCCCTCCATCAAGCCTTTTGGCTTTTGATGGTCGCATGTCCTTGTGCTTTGGTAATTTCTACTCCGGTAGCGACTGCGCGCGCACTCGGCGTCGCCAGCAAAATCGGTGCCCTCATAAAAGGGGGGGGCAAATTGGAACTCGCTTCCCGTATAAAACATTGGATTTTCGACAAAACTGGCACTTTGACATATGGGAGATTAGAGGTGCGCAATGTCGAACTTCTGGGAAGTTTTTCTCGTGAAGAAGTCCTGCACCTCGCTTGCGCACTCGCAAAACGTAGCGCGCATCCTGTTGCGAACGCAATTGCGCGTTTGAAAACCGGTGAAGACCTTCCCGAAGTGCAAGAGTTGCGCGTAGAACCGGGGAAAGGAATTTCAGGAAAAGTCAACGGCAAAACAGTCCTCCTCGGCTCGGCACAATTTACAGGGGGGGCTCAAGAAGGGAAAGGGACGGTTGCCTATTTGTCTCTCGATGGTGAACCGATTGCGCGTTTCGATTTGGCGGAAAAACCCAAAGAAGAAGCGAGAAACGCCATACGCGAAATGAAAAACGAAGGAATGAAAATCACGCTTCTTTCCGGAGACGACGAGCACGCAGTTCGCAATTTGGCAGAATATCTCGAAATCGAAAACTACATTGCTAAGGCTTCTCCGCAAGAAAAATCGGAAGTTGTAGAAAAAATCACGCAAAAAGAACAGACTGCGGTAGTCGGGGATGGTATCAACGACGTCGCCGCCATGCAACGTTCTACATTGCCGATTGCGATGGGAGCCGCAGGTGCCGCCTCTGCCATCGAAGCGGCCGACATCGTGTTATTGAACGATGAAATCGCTTCTATCCCCCGCATCGTTCGATTGAGCAAAAGTTATCGTACGATCATTATCCAAAATGTCGTTTTCAGTTTGTTCACGAAGGGATTGCTTTTGGCGGCAGGTTTCATGACTCCCCTTCCTTATTGGCTTGCAGTGGTCGGAGATATGGGAGTTTCTCTTTTGGTGATTGGGAACGCGCTGCGGTTGCGTGCGTGA
- a CDS encoding VOC family protein has product MIKGIHAMFYSPKAEELRAFFRDKLGLRWFDSGDGWLIFKPSDSEVGCHPHEGTKHKISFYCDDLQATMEELKQRGVEFTMDIVDQGYGFVTRFRLPDGTEVDLYQPKYKE; this is encoded by the coding sequence ATGATTAAAGGAATTCATGCAATGTTTTACTCTCCGAAAGCAGAGGAGTTGCGTGCTTTTTTTCGCGATAAATTGGGCTTGCGCTGGTTCGATTCTGGCGATGGATGGCTAATTTTCAAGCCTTCGGATTCCGAAGTCGGCTGCCACCCGCACGAAGGAACGAAGCATAAGATTTCTTTTTACTGCGACGATTTGCAGGCAACGATGGAGGAACTGAAACAACGTGGTGTGGAATTTACGATGGATATCGTTGACCAAGGATACGGATTCGTGACTCGCTTTCGTTTACCGGATGGTACGGAAGTTGATTTATATCAACCAAAATACAAAGAATAG
- the pfkB gene encoding 1-phosphofructokinase, which yields MILSVTYNPCVDRTLFVSSIILYSTNRVLRTETDAGGKGINVARVCAELGVPTFATGFIGGATGEMVKCVLRKEKVDYEFVEVKGETRININIEDEKGDTPTTFHEAGPRVSEEEIQKLEKFVETLLPKSTFVVTGGALPPGMAEDSFVNLIRIARKYGVPVVIDTEGEKLRKACEEKPFMIKPNLREAEELLGRPLREIHEIADAAEEIHRNGIPIVVISLGAAGAVLASDEGVFHAIPPPIKVVSTIGSGDSLVAGVLYGLTHKKHHAEVLQWGVAAGTATALTDGAEIARLPVIESLFGQIHLQELRTYETKAR from the coding sequence ATGATTTTATCTGTAACATACAACCCTTGCGTCGATAGAACTCTTTTCGTGTCGAGCATTATCCTTTATTCGACGAATCGAGTGCTTCGCACGGAAACGGATGCGGGCGGTAAAGGAATTAATGTTGCCCGAGTATGCGCTGAGCTCGGAGTACCGACCTTCGCGACTGGCTTTATCGGCGGGGCGACGGGAGAGATGGTGAAGTGCGTCCTGAGGAAAGAAAAGGTGGATTATGAGTTTGTCGAAGTAAAAGGGGAAACACGAATTAATATCAATATCGAAGACGAAAAAGGGGATACCCCTACGACTTTTCATGAAGCAGGCCCGAGAGTTTCCGAAGAAGAAATACAAAAACTCGAGAAATTCGTCGAAACGTTGCTCCCGAAAAGTACTTTCGTAGTTACAGGGGGGGCGCTTCCTCCGGGAATGGCGGAGGATTCTTTTGTGAATCTTATTCGAATCGCTCGAAAATACGGCGTGCCGGTCGTCATTGATACAGAAGGCGAAAAACTTCGAAAAGCATGCGAAGAAAAACCCTTCATGATAAAACCGAATCTAAGAGAGGCGGAAGAACTTTTGGGTCGCCCTCTCCGAGAAATTCATGAAATCGCAGACGCAGCAGAAGAAATCCATCGAAATGGAATTCCCATCGTCGTGATTTCTTTGGGTGCTGCGGGCGCGGTTCTCGCTTCCGATGAAGGCGTCTTTCATGCTATTCCCCCCCCAATCAAAGTGGTGAGCACTATCGGCTCAGGCGATTCCCTCGTGGCAGGTGTGCTCTACGGCTTGACGCATAAAAAGCACCATGCAGAAGTCCTGCAATGGGGCGTCGCCGCCGGCACTGCAACTGCTCTCACGGATGGGGCAGAAATCGCAAGGCTCCCGGTTATCGAAAGCCTTTTCGGGCAAATTCATTTGCAAGAACTCAGAACCTACGAAACGAAAGCCAGGTGA
- a CDS encoding lytic transglycosylase domain-containing protein, which yields MAKGPLILVFLGCWLASGSASELSEYLKIRKKYGISQPTTSAALQTLVGYGVFEVKALVKGTLRTDEITKLLLEGAGGSSIAVSSLESGKWLEVPNTRARIIFLAKRENETAPLTAEIISAIPEDQIAYWEAEQARKAQSKARAKQTEVTRGKHPAVLRVPSGWSEAAVKAVPLYAKFIRGWNPRLDEKKAWEIAVGIIGFSLQYGIDARLITAMVLVESGFNPSATSRKGAMGLGQLMPGTAKGMGVRNAYDTYENLWGTVRLIRGHLEKYKIVTPGGQKYGDLVLALAAYNAGGGAVRKYGGVPPYRETQGYIQKVIAWYKRLSGN from the coding sequence ATGGCGAAAGGTCCCCTGATTCTTGTGTTTCTCGGATGCTGGCTTGCGAGCGGTTCTGCTTCCGAGTTGTCGGAGTATCTCAAAATTCGCAAGAAATACGGGATTTCCCAGCCCACGACCAGCGCGGCGCTTCAGACTCTTGTAGGCTATGGCGTTTTCGAGGTGAAAGCCCTCGTCAAAGGCACTCTTCGCACAGACGAAATCACCAAACTCCTTCTCGAGGGTGCTGGCGGTTCATCTATTGCGGTCTCATCCCTGGAATCTGGCAAATGGCTCGAGGTGCCGAATACGCGCGCAAGAATCATCTTCCTCGCGAAGCGAGAAAATGAAACTGCGCCTTTGACAGCAGAAATCATCTCTGCAATTCCCGAAGACCAAATCGCTTATTGGGAAGCCGAGCAGGCTCGTAAAGCGCAAAGCAAAGCCCGAGCAAAACAAACGGAGGTAACGCGAGGAAAACATCCGGCTGTTCTACGAGTTCCATCTGGTTGGTCAGAAGCCGCAGTGAAGGCTGTTCCTTTATATGCGAAATTCATCCGTGGTTGGAATCCACGTTTAGACGAGAAAAAAGCCTGGGAAATCGCGGTGGGGATTATCGGCTTCAGTCTCCAATATGGGATCGATGCGCGTTTGATCACTGCGATGGTGCTCGTAGAGAGCGGTTTCAATCCGAGTGCGACTTCGCGTAAGGGAGCGATGGGACTGGGACAACTCATGCCGGGAACTGCGAAAGGGATGGGAGTACGGAATGCCTACGATACGTACGAGAACTTATGGGGAACGGTGCGTTTGATTCGCGGACATTTGGAGAAATATAAAATCGTTACACCTGGCGGACAGAAATACGGAGATTTAGTCCTCGCACTTGCCGCATACAATGCAGGTGGGGGGGCGGTGCGAAAATACGGAGGAGTGCCCCCTTATAGGGAAACGCAAGGTTACATTCAAAAAGTGATTGCTTGGTACAAGCGATTATCTGGAAATTAG
- a CDS encoding TlpA disulfide reductase family protein, protein MPCREELPHVQELYNQLKDQGFAVIAINPHDEVKRIRQFIAKENITIQVALNGVREHNVCKLYGINSFPTDILISSEGKVILLVTGFTDESHNKLKEALRELGFKFPK, encoded by the coding sequence ATTCCGTGCCGTGAGGAGTTGCCTCACGTGCAAGAGCTTTACAATCAACTCAAAGACCAGGGCTTTGCAGTCATTGCTATTAATCCTCACGACGAAGTTAAGAGAATTCGCCAGTTTATCGCGAAAGAAAATATTACGATTCAAGTTGCCTTGAACGGCGTACGGGAACATAACGTTTGCAAGCTATATGGAATAAACAGCTTCCCAACAGATATTCTTATTTCGTCCGAAGGGAAAGTGATTCTTTTGGTGACAGGATTCACCGACGAGAGTCATAACAAACTCAAAGAAGCACTTCGTGAGCTTGGTTTCAAATTCCCAAAATAA
- a CDS encoding acyloxyacyl hydrolase, translated as MKPLALKGILSFVLSFCFAGCFAVDRLFDDPQWFLEVSGDRSWLILGSNEERQGLTTGLEWSREGRFFALRARPDFEARETFGIRFIVNRSENGDGETFNAFWLTVGAMWVGRGKFLENYYFEIGTGPYITDRTTQDVNSHFNFGTYLGFGKFLGSKKNAPRLGVRFTHVSNGGIKPPNVGMNLLQITLAISI; from the coding sequence GTGAAACCCTTAGCGCTAAAGGGAATACTTTCCTTTGTTCTGAGTTTTTGCTTTGCTGGATGCTTTGCGGTTGATAGGTTGTTCGATGACCCGCAATGGTTTTTAGAAGTAAGCGGCGACCGTTCCTGGCTCATCCTCGGAAGCAACGAAGAACGACAAGGACTGACAACGGGTTTGGAATGGTCTCGCGAAGGAAGGTTTTTTGCATTGCGTGCACGCCCGGATTTCGAAGCGCGCGAAACGTTTGGAATTCGCTTCATCGTGAATCGTTCGGAAAACGGAGACGGAGAAACCTTTAACGCTTTTTGGCTCACCGTTGGCGCAATGTGGGTGGGAAGAGGCAAGTTCCTCGAGAATTATTATTTCGAAATCGGCACAGGTCCTTATATCACGGACAGAACAACACAAGATGTAAATAGCCACTTCAACTTCGGAACGTATCTCGGATTCGGAAAGTTTTTAGGAAGCAAAAAAAATGCTCCGCGCCTCGGAGTGCGATTCACTCATGTGAGCAACGGCGGAATAAAACCTCCGAACGTTGGAATGAATTTATTGCAAATTACGTTAGCGATTTCTATATAA
- a CDS encoding DivIVA domain-containing protein, with protein sequence MSTNGPNARNPDTKFRVVFRGYSREEVDEFLSQVNKQLDQMRTELAELRELRNQFDIEKQNLSEEVKKLKEELESTRAELAKAYATERELREGNARLKQEAADTDEILRAAHKAAEEMKLAARKESEQILKEADERVRAMMEESRKRLDALRMDYERARRHFEEFLTIAKSLAQSFLRKIEDLEPNP encoded by the coding sequence ATGTCCACGAACGGTCCGAATGCGCGGAACCCGGATACGAAATTCCGGGTGGTTTTTCGGGGTTATTCTCGTGAAGAAGTAGACGAGTTCCTGTCGCAAGTCAACAAACAACTCGACCAAATGCGTACGGAACTAGCAGAATTACGGGAACTGCGCAATCAATTCGATATCGAGAAACAAAACCTTTCCGAAGAGGTAAAGAAACTCAAAGAAGAGTTGGAGTCAACGCGCGCCGAATTGGCGAAAGCGTATGCGACGGAACGTGAACTGCGAGAGGGAAACGCACGATTGAAGCAAGAAGCGGCAGATACGGACGAAATTCTGCGCGCCGCACACAAAGCAGCAGAAGAGATGAAATTAGCGGCGCGAAAGGAGAGCGAACAAATTTTGAAGGAGGCGGACGAGCGTGTGCGTGCGATGATGGAAGAGTCTCGGAAGCGTTTGGATGCACTTCGCATGGATTACGAACGCGCACGCCGTCATTTCGAAGAGTTTCTTACCATCGCTAAATCTTTGGCGCAGTCGTTTTTACGAAAAATAGAAGATCTAGAGCCGAATCCATAA
- a CDS encoding DUF935 family protein, which yields MNWIKNIIEFTRIPKRKRLQKRDEAPAIPRSIAYSLQFPGAAQQVSGQNISLQTFEQMLRDPLIRSAVTIKKYGALAVPWRIVPAPENGGASEDARKRADFVEYAFAEMQGSITGVLLDAMDAIAKGYAILEKIFVEDTRKYPGKIRFEAIRPKDPSLFGFEVDEFLNIKGLTLHVPGESVRSLPVEKFVIFVYQQRYGFPSGESDLIPAHKHWAIKRELLKQWSSHLDKFASPTVLGKFKRGLPESAQTQLLDALEKLARQSAVVYPDDIEVSLLEGGREARSGYLEAIDYHNREMARAILGQTLVTEDSRRIGSLALGKVHLQVLIMQLAGLRRELAERVVNEQLIRPLIDLNFGAGSYPMFEFVEPELDVFRTGKVV from the coding sequence ATGAACTGGATAAAGAACATTATCGAATTTACTCGAATACCGAAAAGGAAACGTTTGCAAAAGCGCGACGAAGCGCCTGCGATTCCTCGTTCCATCGCGTATAGTCTGCAATTTCCAGGTGCTGCACAGCAGGTATCGGGTCAAAACATCAGCCTGCAGACCTTCGAACAGATGCTTCGCGACCCGCTGATACGTTCCGCCGTGACCATCAAAAAATATGGTGCACTGGCGGTCCCTTGGAGGATTGTTCCCGCACCGGAAAACGGGGGGGCTTCCGAAGATGCGCGAAAGAGGGCGGATTTCGTGGAATACGCGTTCGCTGAAATGCAAGGGAGCATTACGGGAGTTTTGCTCGATGCGATGGATGCGATTGCGAAAGGATATGCGATTTTGGAGAAAATCTTCGTCGAAGACACGCGGAAATATCCGGGGAAAATACGATTCGAAGCGATTCGTCCGAAAGACCCTTCCTTGTTCGGTTTCGAAGTGGACGAGTTTCTCAACATCAAAGGACTCACTTTGCACGTTCCTGGTGAAAGTGTGCGCTCGCTACCTGTAGAGAAGTTCGTCATTTTCGTGTACCAACAACGTTACGGTTTTCCGAGTGGAGAATCGGATTTGATTCCTGCTCACAAGCATTGGGCAATCAAGCGCGAATTACTGAAGCAATGGAGCTCGCATTTGGACAAGTTCGCATCTCCGACTGTGCTGGGAAAATTCAAGCGCGGACTTCCCGAAAGCGCTCAGACACAGTTATTGGATGCTTTGGAGAAGTTGGCGCGTCAATCGGCTGTCGTTTATCCGGACGACATCGAGGTGAGTTTGCTCGAGGGGGGGCGCGAGGCTCGTTCGGGATATTTGGAGGCAATCGATTATCACAATCGTGAAATGGCTCGTGCGATTTTAGGACAGACGCTGGTGACGGAAGATTCTCGGCGCATAGGCTCGCTTGCATTGGGAAAGGTGCACTTGCAGGTTTTGATTATGCAGTTGGCAGGTTTGCGTCGAGAATTAGCAGAGCGTGTGGTGAACGAGCAGTTGATACGTCCTTTGATTGACCTTAACTTCGGAGCAGGTTCTTATCCCATGTTCGAATTCGTCGAGCCCGAGTTGGACGTCTTTCGGACGGGGAAGGTTGTGTAG
- the rnhC gene encoding ribonuclease HIII — MYDYRIGVDESGKGDFFGPLVIAACYVAPEHLAELEDVRESKKITDSRAMQLSAKIRKTCPHSIIAIGPAKYNELWEQMRNLNKILAWGHARAIENVLEILLNREVSAGSPPKENKEIVVISDQFADPQAVQKRLFELGRKVRLVSKVRAEEDIAVAAASVLARAEFLRRLQNLSKEWGIEFPKGAGPQTITVAKNFVALHGIGQLKQVAKIHFKTMKQIASYE, encoded by the coding sequence ATGTACGACTATCGAATCGGCGTGGATGAAAGCGGGAAAGGGGATTTTTTCGGTCCGCTCGTGATTGCCGCGTGTTATGTCGCCCCCGAACATCTCGCCGAATTGGAAGATGTTCGGGAATCGAAAAAAATTACGGACTCTCGCGCGATGCAACTTTCCGCGAAAATCCGCAAAACATGCCCTCATTCCATAATCGCTATCGGTCCTGCGAAGTACAACGAACTTTGGGAGCAAATGCGCAATCTGAACAAAATCCTCGCTTGGGGGCATGCGCGCGCGATCGAAAACGTTTTAGAAATTCTGCTGAACCGGGAAGTCTCTGCAGGATCCCCCCCGAAAGAAAACAAGGAAATTGTCGTGATTAGCGACCAATTCGCAGACCCGCAAGCAGTGCAAAAACGTTTGTTCGAATTAGGGCGCAAAGTTCGCCTGGTGTCGAAAGTTCGCGCAGAAGAGGACATCGCCGTCGCTGCTGCTTCCGTCCTCGCTCGTGCGGAATTCCTGCGTCGTTTGCAAAATCTATCGAAAGAATGGGGAATCGAGTTTCCGAAAGGGGCAGGACCCCAAACGATTACCGTCGCGAAAAACTTCGTCGCTCTCCACGGAATCGGACAACTCAAACAAGTCGCCAAAATTCATTTCAAAACGATGAAACAAATAGCATCCTACGAATAG
- the pfkA gene encoding 6-phosphofructokinase, whose amino-acid sequence MERIAILTSGGDAPGMNAAIRAIVRAGLGSGVRVFGVRHGFIGLIENEIREMNSIEVGGIIGRGGTVLRTGRTERFRTEEGMSRSFENLKNCGVDGLVVIGGDGSMRGAYEFHQKYGMPVVCIPASIDNDISCTDVSIGFDTAVNTAVDAIDKIRDTAYSHDRVFVIEVMGRFNGFIAVEAGLSGGAEGIIIPEIPFDLDEICDRLRSAYERGKHSSIIVVAEGAAKAFEVGTYIKQHTGFEVRPVVLGHIQRGGSPTAFDRVIATHMGAEAVQLLLHGEHCTMVGWTANEICWIPLKQVLETPRKIDTERLLLAEVMAQ is encoded by the coding sequence GTGGAAAGGATCGCAATTCTAACGAGTGGTGGAGACGCCCCTGGAATGAATGCAGCGATTCGCGCCATTGTCCGTGCAGGCTTGGGAAGTGGCGTTAGGGTTTTCGGTGTACGCCACGGATTTATCGGACTAATCGAAAACGAGATTCGGGAAATGAACTCCATAGAGGTAGGCGGAATCATAGGAAGGGGCGGAACAGTGTTGAGAACCGGACGTACAGAACGATTCCGTACAGAGGAGGGGATGTCTCGAAGTTTCGAGAATTTGAAAAACTGCGGAGTGGATGGGCTCGTCGTCATTGGGGGGGATGGCTCTATGCGAGGAGCATACGAGTTTCATCAAAAATACGGAATGCCTGTTGTTTGCATACCCGCTTCGATAGACAACGATATCAGTTGCACCGACGTGAGTATCGGCTTCGATACTGCCGTGAACACAGCGGTGGACGCGATAGATAAAATACGCGATACTGCTTATTCCCACGATAGAGTTTTCGTTATCGAAGTGATGGGCAGATTCAATGGCTTTATCGCAGTCGAAGCAGGATTATCAGGGGGGGCAGAAGGAATCATCATCCCAGAAATTCCGTTCGATTTGGATGAAATTTGTGACCGTTTGCGCTCGGCATACGAAAGAGGAAAACACAGCAGCATCATTGTCGTCGCAGAAGGCGCTGCGAAAGCATTCGAAGTCGGTACATATATCAAACAACATACAGGATTCGAGGTGCGCCCTGTAGTTTTGGGTCATATCCAGCGTGGAGGAAGTCCTACGGCTTTCGATAGAGTCATTGCAACGCATATGGGCGCAGAAGCCGTACAACTGCTCTTGCATGGAGAACACTGCACAATGGTAGGATGGACCGCAAATGAAATTTGTTGGATACCCTTGAAACAAGTCTTGGAAACCCCTCGTAAAATAGATACTGAACGGCTTTTATTAGCAGAGGTGATGGCTCAATGA
- a CDS encoding terminase family protein: MLDAFLKKLAKAGWKPHKGQIEYLLSKARFRVLACGRRWGKTDAAAADIAYRITEKDSSRQIAIAPTLAQARIVFERVKWMLLAAGVVFTAVSTPYPTIRVHEGGNKKARILHVLDARSGHEAKNLRGEGAHHILMDEAAFVPESLITDVAMPILAAHHGRMTLISTPRGRNFFYRFFLMGQRSEKGFWSRQSPSIENPAVDHEYLELQKEILTERAFRTEYEAEFLDSSSAVFSTEALDAALNAPTVSEGETVAGIDWARYRDTTGFVAVRGTMRRAEVVHVSQWSALRWSEQIARVSDLCAELKAKRLICDATGVGDPVTEQLREAMPDAHIEGFTFTRNSKTEIIERLNWMLERQHLRLPANPELLREMEHFEGISDEQGNIRYSASSGFHDDLVCALAMACSILPDNREGMIFGRMRRGWQPPHLTLFR; encoded by the coding sequence ATGCTGGATGCATTTTTGAAAAAATTGGCTAAGGCGGGATGGAAGCCGCATAAAGGGCAAATCGAATATCTGCTTTCCAAGGCGAGGTTTCGCGTTTTGGCGTGCGGAAGAAGGTGGGGAAAAACGGATGCCGCGGCGGCGGACATCGCGTATCGAATCACGGAAAAGGACAGCAGTCGTCAAATCGCAATTGCCCCAACGTTGGCGCAAGCGAGAATCGTTTTCGAACGCGTGAAGTGGATGCTTTTAGCAGCGGGAGTCGTCTTCACTGCCGTTTCGACGCCTTATCCGACGATTCGCGTACACGAAGGCGGAAATAAGAAAGCGCGCATTCTGCATGTTTTGGATGCGAGGTCAGGACACGAGGCGAAAAATTTACGAGGCGAAGGAGCACATCACATTTTGATGGATGAAGCGGCATTCGTTCCGGAATCTTTGATTACCGATGTCGCAATGCCGATATTAGCAGCGCATCACGGTCGCATGACTTTAATCAGCACACCGCGCGGAAGAAACTTTTTCTATCGTTTTTTCCTAATGGGTCAGCGCAGTGAAAAAGGATTTTGGAGTCGGCAATCGCCGAGCATCGAAAATCCAGCGGTGGACCATGAATATCTCGAACTGCAAAAAGAAATTCTCACCGAGCGTGCATTTCGCACGGAATACGAAGCGGAATTTTTAGACAGTTCCTCTGCGGTTTTCAGTACAGAAGCATTAGATGCCGCGTTGAATGCCCCCACCGTTTCAGAAGGCGAAACCGTCGCCGGCATAGACTGGGCAAGATATCGAGACACGACTGGATTCGTTGCGGTGCGCGGAACGATGCGTCGCGCAGAGGTCGTTCATGTTTCGCAATGGAGCGCATTGCGATGGTCGGAACAAATCGCGCGCGTTTCTGATTTATGTGCGGAGTTGAAGGCAAAGCGTTTGATCTGCGACGCAACGGGTGTGGGTGATCCGGTTACGGAACAGTTGCGAGAGGCGATGCCTGATGCTCATATCGAAGGATTTACGTTTACACGAAATTCCAAAACGGAAATTATCGAGCGATTGAATTGGATGCTGGAGCGTCAGCACTTACGATTGCCTGCGAACCCAGAACTCTTGCGCGAAATGGAGCATTTCGAAGGAATTTCGGATGAGCAAGGAAACATTCGCTATTCGGCGTCTTCGGGTTTTCACGATGATTTGGTTTGCGCATTGGCGATGGCTTGTTCGATACTGCCCGACAATCGCGAAGGGATGATTTTTGGAAGGATGCGAAGAGGATGGCAACCCCCCCATTTAACTCTTTTTCGATAG